Below is a genomic region from bacterium.
AGGCGGCCTCGTCGCTGGCCAGGAAGAGGTAGGCCCGGGCGATCTCCGCCGGCTGGCCCAACCGCTGCAGGGGGGTCTTTTCGGCCATCATGTCGCGGACCTTTTCGGGCATGGCCATGACCATCTCGGTGGCGATGAAGCCCGGCGCCACGGCGTTCACGCGCACGCCCTTGCGGCCCAGCTCGCGGGCCCAGACCTTCGTCATGCCGATGACGCCCGCCTTCGTCGCCACGTAGTTGCTCTGCCCGAAGTTGCCGTACAGCGCCACGACGCTGCTCGTGTTCACGATGGCGCCCGCACCCTGCTCGACCATGACCCGGGCCGCAGCCTGGCCGCAGTTGAAGACGCCCTTGAGGTTCACGTCGACCACCTGGTCGAACTGAGCCTCGTCCATCTTGAGGAGGGTGGCGTCGCGGGTGATGCCGGCGTTGTTGATCAGCACGTCGACGGACCCGAAGGCGTCCTTCACCGCCGCGACGGCGTCGGCCACGGCGGCCGTGTCGCCGACATTCACCTGCCGGTATTCGACGTCGTGGCCGGCGGCCTGCAGGCGGGCGGCCAGCTTCTCGCCCGCCTCGGCGTTCACGTCCCAGATGGAAACGCGCGCGCCCTCGGCGGCGAAGAGCTCGACGGTGGCGCGGCCCAGGCCGGCGGCGCCGCCGGTGACGATGGCG
It encodes:
- a CDS encoding glucose 1-dehydrogenase, which encodes MNRLQDKVAIVTGGAAGLGRATVELFAAEGARVSIWDVNAEAGEKLAARLQAAGHDVEYRQVNVGDTAAVADAVAAVKDAFGSVDVLINNAGITRDATLLKMDEAQFDQVVDVNLKGVFNCGQAAARVMVEQGAGAIVNTSSVVALYGNFGQSNYVATKAGVIGMTKVWARELGRKGVRVNAVAPGFIATEMVMAMPEKVRDMMAEKTPLQRLGQPAEIARAYLFLASDEAA